A part of Petrotoga mexicana DSM 14811 genomic DNA contains:
- a CDS encoding arginase family protein: protein MEIRQYSIVKKENEFLYLHDFDHDSYYKVEYLPDGADWLELPTVEEKPFFNYVFTGQNPDMVIFGVPFKNGSRSPISTVDKFPNILRQASYKLEYENQYPVPIPINFFHIDSDRQIECGKLLDIGNVINDPSSERESIQQIVKFCIKNSLPFLCVGGDHSYTYDVAVALKALNKPIVIWVIDAHNDLYGTTHKLDHGNVFLHLSEPPFIRAIIQLGSRGYRTEKQIVDHPKVIKIPKASFSIHLIEKWQKEYEDCANYISIDLDSLDPLLFPFVDFGVPGGFTKNELILIIQKIFEGSAPVIGADLVEGTGGGNILKGDYDLPLEILISLLNHFYTKNKLKEGGRKNG from the coding sequence ATGGAAATAAGGCAATACAGTATCGTAAAAAAGGAAAATGAATTCTTATACTTACACGATTTTGATCATGACTCCTACTATAAAGTGGAATACTTACCAGACGGAGCAGATTGGCTTGAATTGCCGACAGTTGAAGAGAAACCTTTTTTTAATTATGTATTCACTGGTCAAAATCCTGATATGGTCATATTTGGTGTACCATTTAAGAATGGCAGTCGTTCACCGATCTCAACCGTAGACAAATTCCCAAATATTTTAAGACAAGCTTCATATAAGCTGGAATATGAGAACCAATATCCTGTTCCTATTCCAATCAACTTTTTTCATATTGATTCCGACCGTCAAATCGAGTGCGGAAAATTACTAGATATCGGAAACGTTATCAACGATCCTTCTTCAGAGAGAGAATCAATTCAGCAGATTGTAAAATTCTGTATAAAAAATTCTTTACCTTTTTTATGTGTAGGAGGTGACCATTCCTATACTTACGATGTTGCAGTAGCATTGAAGGCTTTAAATAAACCAATCGTTATATGGGTGATTGATGCTCATAACGATCTATATGGAACAACCCATAAGTTAGACCATGGAAATGTATTCTTACATCTTTCTGAACCGCCTTTCATACGAGCAATTATCCAATTGGGAAGCAGGGGATATCGGACTGAAAAACAGATAGTGGATCATCCAAAGGTCATAAAAATTCCTAAGGCGTCATTTTCTATTCATCTGATTGAAAAATGGCAAAAGGAGTATGAGGATTGTGCAAATTATATATCCATTGATTTGGACAGTTTGGATCCGCTTTTATTTCCCTTTGTCGATTTCGGGGTTCCCGGTGGATTCACTAAAAATGAATTAATATTAATCATTCAAAAGATCTTTGAAGGATCTGCCCCAGTGATCGGGGCTGACTTGGTCGAAGGCACAGGAGGCGGAAATATCTTGAAGGGAGATTATGATCTTCCTCTCGAAATCTTAATATCACTTTTGAATCATTTTTACACAAAGAACAAGCTAAAAGAAGGAGGCAGAAAAAATGGATAA
- a CDS encoding ATP-binding cassette domain-containing protein, with protein sequence MVSQLSKSRENKGTLISVRSLTKELGGNKILKGITFNVVENEILALVGPNGAGKTTTIRCLTGIYNHGKDQIIKKDGLTIGVVSEKDLLWEKETGWKNIEIFREYLGGKLSNDQIESYAKYLDISEFLPKKVHTYSKGTRRKFSFILGLLKDPELFILDEPMSGLDPVSRIKMRELIFKLNKEGKSIFYTSHDLAEVEKLAHRVMLMKKGEIVLDNLKSDILSNYRNLEELFLEKVGVYYLIFRIRRISIIDNLFFIIGFIVVFGGSYLTSLFPVTEQFNDILLWILLGVGIFLFFFTVVAGKKITKETVVLTIPD encoded by the coding sequence ATCGTCTCTCAACTATCAAAGTCAAGAGAAAACAAAGGAACACTTATCTCTGTTAGATCTTTAACAAAGGAACTTGGTGGTAACAAAATACTAAAAGGTATAACCTTCAATGTTGTAGAGAATGAGATTTTGGCGTTGGTAGGACCCAACGGAGCAGGAAAGACTACAACAATAAGATGCCTTACGGGGATCTACAACCATGGTAAGGATCAAATAATCAAAAAAGATGGCTTAACCATCGGAGTAGTTTCAGAAAAGGATTTGCTCTGGGAAAAAGAAACGGGATGGAAAAATATCGAAATATTCAGAGAATATCTCGGTGGAAAACTATCAAATGACCAAATAGAAAGCTATGCAAAGTATTTAGACATCTCAGAATTCTTACCAAAAAAGGTTCATACTTATTCAAAAGGAACGAGAAGGAAGTTTTCTTTTATTTTAGGACTTTTAAAAGACCCAGAACTTTTCATACTTGATGAACCCATGAGTGGTTTGGATCCTGTTTCAAGGATAAAGATGAGAGAGTTAATATTTAAACTCAACAAAGAAGGAAAAAGTATATTCTACACCTCTCACGACTTAGCAGAAGTGGAAAAGTTAGCTCACAGGGTAATGCTTATGAAAAAAGGAGAAATAGTGTTGGATAACTTAAAAAGTGATATATTAAGTAATTACAGAAACTTAGAAGAGTTATTCTTAGAAAAAGTGGGGGTGTATTATCTAATTTTTAGAATTCGAAGAATAAGTATAATTGATAACTTGTTTTTTATAATAGGATTCATAGTTGTTTTTGGTGGCAGTTATTTGACTTCGTTGTTTCCTGTGACAGAACAGTTCAACGATATACTTTTATGGATACTGTTAGGAGTAGGGATATTTTTATTTTTCTTCACAGTAGTAGCTGGGAAAAAGATAACAAAAGAAACTGTAGTATTAACGATTCCAGATTAA